The following are encoded in a window of Clostridium thermarum genomic DNA:
- the obgE gene encoding GTPase ObgE, which translates to MFIDTAKIFVKSGDGGHGAVSFRREKYVPLGGPDGGDGGRGGDVVMVADPNMTTLLDFTYKRKYIAENGVNGAGSKCYGKDGETLYIKVPMGTIVRDTETNKIMADLSHAGDSFVVARGGKGGKGNAKFATPTRQAPNFAEPGMPGEERWITLELKLLADVGLLGFPNVGKSTLLSVVSKAQPKIANYHFTTLKPNLGVVKVADTSFVMADIPGIIEGAAEGVGLGLDFLRHIERTRILIHVVDISGIEGRDPVEDFIKINEELRKYSVKLWDRPQIIAANKSDMLYDDEVFENFRKKLNEMGYKQVFKISAASRQGVDELIKAAAELLSTIPVVDLEIKEEDRFVPEEKRFTYTIREEDGVYVIEGSFVDRLLLAVNVNDPDSLKYFHKVLKNKGIIDELLEMGIQDGDTVRLNDFEFEFLL; encoded by the coding sequence ATGTTTATCGATACGGCGAAAATTTTCGTTAAGTCTGGAGACGGTGGCCATGGAGCAGTGTCTTTCAGAAGGGAAAAATATGTACCCTTAGGAGGTCCTGATGGTGGTGACGGCGGCAGAGGCGGCGATGTAGTCATGGTTGCTGATCCAAACATGACCACACTACTAGACTTTACATACAAAAGAAAATACATAGCAGAAAATGGTGTTAACGGCGCCGGTTCCAAATGCTATGGTAAGGATGGAGAAACCCTATACATAAAAGTGCCTATGGGTACTATTGTAAGAGATACAGAAACAAATAAGATAATGGCTGACTTGTCCCATGCCGGAGATTCCTTTGTAGTAGCCAGAGGAGGTAAAGGGGGAAAGGGTAATGCAAAGTTCGCAACTCCTACAAGACAGGCTCCAAACTTTGCTGAACCGGGTATGCCTGGAGAAGAAAGATGGATTACTCTTGAACTGAAGCTTTTGGCAGACGTTGGCTTACTTGGCTTCCCTAATGTAGGAAAGTCCACATTGCTATCAGTGGTTTCCAAGGCTCAGCCTAAAATTGCCAACTATCATTTTACAACCCTAAAACCTAACCTGGGAGTTGTAAAAGTTGCAGATACCAGCTTTGTTATGGCAGACATTCCGGGAATCATTGAAGGAGCTGCTGAGGGTGTAGGCCTAGGTCTGGATTTCTTACGCCATATTGAAAGAACCAGAATACTGATACATGTGGTAGACATATCCGGCATAGAAGGAAGAGACCCTGTAGAAGACTTCATAAAGATCAATGAGGAACTAAGAAAATACAGTGTAAAACTGTGGGATAGGCCTCAAATTATTGCTGCAAATAAGAGTGATATGCTCTACGACGACGAGGTTTTCGAAAATTTCAGAAAGAAACTTAACGAAATGGGATATAAGCAAGTATTTAAAATCTCTGCAGCCAGCCGCCAGGGCGTTGACGAGTTAATAAAAGCTGCGGCAGAACTGCTTAGCACCATACCGGTTGTTGATCTGGAAATAAAGGAAGAAGATAGGTTTGTTCCTGAAGAGAAGAGATTTACTTATACAATTAGAGAAGAAGACGGAGTTTATGTTATTGAAGGAAGCTTCGTAGACAGACTGCTCTTAGCAGTAAATGTAAATGATCCTGACTCATTGAAATACTTCCATAAGGTGCTTAAAAACAAGGGCATCATTGATGAACTGCTGGAGATGGGGATACAGGATGGAGATACTGTAAGACTGAACGATTTTGAATTCGAATTCTTACTATAA
- the yhbY gene encoding ribosome assembly RNA-binding protein YhbY has translation MITSKQRSYLRSLANTIDPIFQLGKNGIEESFLKQIEDALEARELIKITVLNNSGLGAREASDAICEAIGCEGVQAIGNKVVLYKKSSKKPKIELPE, from the coding sequence ATGATTACATCAAAACAAAGAAGTTATTTGAGATCCTTGGCTAATACAATAGATCCAATTTTTCAATTAGGAAAGAATGGAATAGAAGAAAGCTTCTTGAAGCAGATAGAAGATGCTTTGGAGGCAAGAGAACTAATAAAAATTACTGTACTCAATAACAGCGGCTTAGGTGCAAGAGAAGCCAGCGATGCCATCTGTGAAGCCATAGGCTGTGAAGGAGTTCAGGCCATAGGGAACAAGGTGGTTCTATACAAGAAGTCATCCAAGAAGCCTAAAATTGAACTACCGGAATAA
- the nadD gene encoding nicotinate-nucleotide adenylyltransferase has product MIRKGIFGGTFDPIHIGHMYIANEALWSLGLDKVIFMPSGIPPHKSLKGITPSELRFDMVSRAIKNYKNFEISDYEIRKNGYSYTYETLEYLKGLEGNNTELYFITGCDCLFDLDKWRNVDRIMKAAKFVVFNRPGYSKEDIQRQKKSVEEKFNCNITFLDLLLLDISSTYIRQCIKEGKDVSFFLPMGVEVLIKEKRLYLK; this is encoded by the coding sequence ATGATTAGGAAGGGGATATTTGGGGGGACCTTTGATCCAATACATATAGGCCATATGTATATTGCTAACGAAGCCTTGTGGAGTCTGGGATTGGATAAGGTGATTTTTATGCCCAGCGGTATTCCCCCCCATAAAAGTCTTAAAGGTATAACACCCTCTGAGCTGCGCTTTGATATGGTCAGCAGGGCAATAAAAAATTATAAAAACTTTGAGATAAGTGATTATGAAATAAGGAAAAATGGGTATAGTTATACATATGAAACTCTTGAATATTTAAAGGGCTTGGAAGGAAATAATACAGAATTATATTTCATAACAGGCTGCGATTGCTTATTTGACTTGGATAAGTGGAGAAATGTAGACAGAATAATGAAGGCTGCAAAGTTTGTTGTTTTTAATAGACCTGGATATAGCAAGGAAGATATTCAAAGACAAAAGAAAAGCGTTGAGGAGAAGTTCAATTGTAATATAACTTTTTTGGACCTACTTCTCTTGGATATTTCCTCCACTTACATAAGACAATGCATAAAAGAAGGAAAGGATGTATCCTTTTTTTTACCTATGGGGGTAGAAGTCCTAATCAAGGAGAAAAGATTATACCTTAAGTAG
- the yqeK gene encoding bis(5'-nucleosyl)-tetraphosphatase (symmetrical) YqeK yields MWNEIQILDYIRERLSPKRYQHVLGVRDAAVKLAETYGEDKEKAKLAALIHDCAKNMSDEDILTLVKSTGYIPDWIEEVAPQLLHGMAGAIIAKREMGIEDSLILDAITYHTTGRRCMTLLDKIIYIADYIEPSRDFPTVEDLRREALVDLDRAMLMSLENTIKYVINKGQLLHTNTIDARNSLLLSIGKGSAHNEKEN; encoded by the coding sequence ATGTGGAACGAAATTCAAATACTAGACTATATAAGGGAAAGATTGTCTCCTAAAAGATACCAACATGTGCTCGGTGTAAGGGATGCTGCTGTCAAATTGGCAGAAACCTATGGCGAGGACAAAGAGAAAGCAAAACTGGCGGCTCTAATACATGATTGTGCAAAAAATATGAGTGATGAAGATATTTTGACCTTAGTTAAGTCAACTGGTTATATACCGGATTGGATTGAAGAGGTAGCTCCTCAGCTGCTGCATGGTATGGCAGGAGCAATTATTGCCAAGCGGGAAATGGGCATAGAAGACAGCCTAATCCTGGATGCAATAACCTATCATACTACAGGGAGAAGATGTATGACCCTATTGGACAAAATTATATATATTGCAGATTACATAGAACCCTCCAGGGATTTTCCTACGGTGGAGGACCTTAGAAGAGAAGCCTTGGTGGATCTAGACAGGGCCATGCTTATGTCACTGGAAAATACCATAAAATATGTTATTAATAAAGGGCAGCTTCTTCATACTAATACAATAGATGCAAGAAACTCCTTACTGTTAAGCATAGGGAAAGGCAGTGCTCATAATGAGAAGGAAAATTAA
- a CDS encoding LCP family protein → MLIIFITAFGFGTSKLYQYLNKFSRGSSAVEPVKVEDDGQPVNILLMGVDIGDGSSSDKHKRTDTIMLVNYKYSENKVNIISVPRDTLIQVNGKNEKINAAHVLGGVPWVIDSVEKLLDVKINYYGKVNYAGFRSFIDAIGGVEVDIDRDMDYDDEAQNLHIHFNKGQNVHLDGKKAEEFFRWRKNNDGTGFALGDLDRIENQHILIKSVFEKVSSASIILKIPKILEILPEYIETNMDGSDILKYGPALINVAPENMQIRTIKGDLQTVNGVSYFIYDEGKNNDIAALIN, encoded by the coding sequence TTGTTGATAATTTTTATAACCGCTTTTGGATTTGGAACAAGTAAATTATATCAATATCTTAATAAATTTAGCCGCGGCAGCAGTGCAGTTGAACCAGTTAAAGTTGAAGATGACGGTCAGCCGGTAAACATTCTGCTTATGGGAGTGGATATTGGTGACGGAAGCAGCAGCGACAAGCATAAGAGAACCGATACCATCATGCTGGTAAACTATAAGTACAGTGAGAATAAAGTCAACATTATTTCTGTGCCAAGGGATACCTTGATTCAGGTAAATGGGAAAAATGAAAAAATTAATGCAGCTCACGTTTTAGGTGGGGTTCCCTGGGTTATAGATTCTGTAGAAAAGCTTTTGGATGTAAAGATAAACTACTATGGTAAAGTTAACTATGCAGGTTTCAGAAGCTTTATCGATGCTATTGGCGGAGTAGAAGTGGATATCGATAGGGATATGGACTATGATGATGAAGCACAAAACCTGCACATTCACTTTAATAAAGGACAAAATGTCCACTTAGACGGAAAAAAGGCAGAGGAATTCTTCCGATGGAGAAAAAACAATGACGGCACAGGCTTTGCCTTGGGGGATTTGGACAGAATCGAAAATCAGCATATACTAATAAAGAGTGTATTTGAAAAAGTAAGCAGTGCTTCTATAATTCTTAAAATACCAAAGATACTTGAAATATTACCGGAGTACATAGAAACAAATATGGATGGAAGCGATATATTAAAATATGGTCCGGCCTTAATAAATGTGGCACCGGAGAATATGCAGATCAGAACAATTAAGGGCGATCTGCAAACGGTAAACGGGGTATCATATTTCATTTATGACGAGGGCAAAAATAATGATATTGCAGCACTTATCAATTAA
- a CDS encoding RluA family pseudouridine synthase, protein MASILEYKIQEEDNNKKLRDYLKSKLTLSTRLIRGAAIDGRIKINGHVVKLNHIIKTGDILQIDVAKDEDQNIVPEPMDLDIVHEDEDLIVINKPPFTVVHPTRSHQSGTLANGVLYHFRSKGENCIVRLVSRLDMDTSGLIVIAKNQYSHMFLAMEMEKNNFLKGYTAIAWGNISQTQGTINKPIYRPQDDSIKRVVDERGQESITHYEVTERLRNADIVKLRLETGRTHQIRVHLSHLGHPIIGDTLYGRGGEEELIKRQALHASHLGFVHPRTKEFLMLSCELPEDIRSLIRKLKEREQD, encoded by the coding sequence ATGGCTAGTATACTTGAATATAAAATACAAGAGGAAGACAACAATAAAAAGTTGAGAGATTACTTGAAGAGCAAGCTTACCTTATCTACAAGACTGATAAGAGGGGCGGCAATAGACGGAAGAATAAAGATCAATGGCCACGTGGTAAAGTTAAATCACATAATTAAAACCGGAGATATTCTTCAGATCGATGTAGCCAAGGACGAAGATCAGAACATAGTACCGGAGCCCATGGACTTGGATATTGTCCATGAGGACGAAGATCTTATAGTAATTAATAAACCGCCTTTTACAGTAGTCCATCCTACCAGGAGTCATCAAAGCGGGACCTTAGCCAATGGAGTGCTGTACCACTTCAGAAGCAAAGGAGAAAACTGTATTGTGAGACTTGTCAGTAGGCTTGACATGGACACATCAGGTTTGATTGTCATAGCAAAAAATCAATACTCACATATGTTTTTGGCCATGGAAATGGAGAAGAATAACTTTCTAAAGGGTTATACTGCCATAGCTTGGGGCAATATATCCCAGACTCAAGGCACCATTAATAAACCAATATACAGGCCACAGGATGATTCAATAAAGAGAGTTGTAGATGAAAGAGGTCAGGAAAGTATAACCCATTATGAGGTAACAGAGAGATTAAGGAATGCTGATATAGTAAAGCTGCGACTTGAAACTGGCAGAACCCATCAGATAAGAGTACACCTCAGTCACCTTGGCCACCCAATTATAGGAGATACCCTTTACGGCCGTGGTGGGGAAGAAGAACTTATAAAAAGGCAGGCCCTCCATGCCAGCCACTTGGGGTTTGTACATCCAAGAACTAAGGAATTCCTTATGTTAAGCTGCGAATTGCCGGAAGATATAAGAAGTTTAATAAGAAAACTAAAAGAAAGGGAGCAGGATTAA
- a CDS encoding D-alanyl-D-alanine carboxypeptidase family protein → MIKKLSLVCICMLLALNIFSNPVKASSGPPVPSADSAVLMNAVTGEILYAKNPNDAYPPASTTKILTTLLTLENCELDEILTVGEGPSQAEGSSIYLLPGEQLTVRDVLYGLNLQSGNDCAEALAEHIAGSVENFAEMMNKRARELGCENSNFRNPSGLYDKDHRTSAKDLALILKELIKYPEYLEIASTMTHIIEPNNKSTETRYVWNKNKLLQPSSKYYYKGALAGKTGYTTQSQHSYVAVAERDGQILIVTLVHDSSADYYQDTINLFNYGFSNFKTNNFINKNEILTNYTLNDNTTIPVIAGDNFFYTTYVNSDSKASFKLNLLEETLNSSSIKAGDKIGTADIFLDGKTIGSMEVFSGADHVVEQKMLFHTASVVKAEDKSINLNLFYIIGSIPVFLLILIATKNKHILSEFFYKFKRKRADN, encoded by the coding sequence ATGATTAAGAAGTTATCGCTTGTTTGTATTTGTATGTTACTAGCTTTAAATATATTTAGTAATCCTGTCAAGGCCTCATCAGGTCCACCGGTTCCATCAGCAGACAGTGCTGTTTTAATGAACGCTGTAACCGGTGAAATACTATATGCCAAGAATCCCAATGATGCCTATCCGCCTGCATCCACCACGAAAATTCTGACTACACTGCTAACTCTTGAAAACTGTGAACTGGATGAGATCCTGACAGTTGGTGAAGGGCCGTCACAAGCGGAAGGAAGTTCAATTTACCTTTTGCCCGGTGAACAGCTTACGGTGAGGGATGTGCTTTATGGTCTAAATCTCCAATCCGGAAATGATTGTGCTGAAGCTTTAGCGGAACATATTGCCGGTTCTGTAGAGAACTTTGCAGAAATGATGAATAAAAGAGCAAGGGAACTGGGTTGTGAAAACTCTAACTTTAGAAACCCAAGCGGTTTGTATGATAAAGACCACAGGACCTCCGCTAAAGACCTGGCTCTGATTTTGAAGGAGCTTATCAAATATCCAGAATACCTTGAAATTGCATCTACTATGACCCATATCATAGAGCCTAATAACAAGTCTACTGAAACAAGATACGTATGGAATAAGAACAAACTCCTGCAGCCTAGCAGCAAGTATTACTACAAGGGAGCTTTGGCTGGAAAAACAGGCTATACTACCCAGTCCCAGCATTCCTACGTAGCTGTGGCTGAAAGGGATGGGCAAATATTGATTGTAACCTTGGTACACGACAGCTCTGCTGACTATTATCAAGATACCATCAACCTCTTTAATTATGGCTTTAGTAATTTTAAGACCAATAATTTTATTAATAAAAATGAAATTCTTACTAATTACACTTTGAATGATAATACTACCATACCGGTGATTGCCGGAGATAACTTCTTTTATACCACCTACGTAAACAGTGACTCAAAAGCCTCATTTAAGTTAAATCTACTGGAAGAGACCCTAAACAGCAGTTCAATAAAAGCGGGCGATAAGATTGGTACCGCTGATATCTTCTTAGATGGCAAAACCATTGGTTCTATGGAAGTCTTCAGCGGAGCAGATCACGTGGTAGAGCAGAAAATGCTCTTTCATACAGCTTCAGTGGTAAAAGCAGAGGATAAATCAATTAACTTGAATTTATTTTATATCATTGGTTCGATTCCGGTTTTTCTGCTGATTCTTATAGCAACAAAAAATAAACATATCCTAAGTGAATTCTTCTATAAATTTAAAAGAAAGAGAGCAGACAATTAA
- a CDS encoding helix-hairpin-helix domain-containing protein: MNKKNKIIGSVIIIIIFSIFTIVGVIKDGKEEDYGDIFVESKPATSNLNSTVSETAVKYIKVEIKGEIKRPGVYSMSLGSRLEDLIYKAGGFTEKANKDRIPSLAKKLKDEECIVIPNIDAPKESLIVNNIADSDEDIININTADKDDLQKIPGVGPVTAQKILDYREKHGYFNSVEEMKNIDGIGDKTLDKMREKITVD; the protein is encoded by the coding sequence ATGAATAAGAAAAATAAAATTATTGGGTCTGTAATTATTATAATCATTTTTTCAATTTTTACTATTGTTGGCGTAATAAAAGATGGTAAGGAGGAAGATTACGGGGATATATTTGTAGAGAGTAAGCCTGCTACAAGTAATTTGAACAGCACTGTCTCAGAAACTGCTGTGAAATACATAAAGGTTGAGATAAAAGGTGAAATAAAAAGACCCGGAGTTTACTCCATGAGCTTGGGCAGCAGATTGGAGGATTTGATTTATAAGGCCGGCGGTTTTACGGAAAAAGCAAACAAGGATAGAATACCAAGCCTTGCAAAAAAGCTTAAGGATGAAGAATGTATAGTCATTCCTAATATAGATGCTCCAAAGGAGAGTTTGATAGTTAACAACATCGCAGACAGTGATGAGGATATTATAAATATCAATACAGCTGATAAGGATGACCTTCAAAAAATACCGGGCGTAGGACCTGTGACAGCACAAAAAATCCTGGACTACAGAGAGAAACATGGATATTTTAACAGTGTAGAAGAAATGAAAAATATAGATGGTATCGGTGATAAAACCTTAGATAAGATGCGGGAAAAAATAACGGTGGACTAG
- a CDS encoding DUF3267 domain-containing protein produces the protein MRFQNTWKTRGICFALSYVVYYFMRDYVNQILFKLLFNDIIWNLTNNLVVDVIIFFMGLMIPINLLHEWIHGIGYRLFGGKVKYEFKGIYINAREISGISIHRSKFLLVLIAPLTVISLLSMLIPGWVGGMILLLNIFKSTGDILKIVYILKGDSNTYIVCKKNGFETVGEVSAVQLTFDNLDN, from the coding sequence ATGCGTTTTCAAAATACATGGAAAACACGAGGAATATGCTTTGCATTGAGTTATGTTGTCTATTATTTTATGAGAGACTATGTGAATCAGATACTGTTCAAACTTTTGTTTAATGATATTATCTGGAACTTAACTAATAATCTTGTTGTAGATGTAATAATATTCTTTATGGGACTGATGATTCCCATTAATTTGCTTCACGAATGGATACATGGAATAGGCTATAGATTATTTGGCGGTAAGGTCAAGTATGAATTCAAGGGCATATACATTAATGCCCGGGAAATATCCGGCATAAGTATTCACAGAAGTAAATTTCTGCTGGTCTTAATAGCGCCATTGACAGTAATTTCACTTCTATCAATGCTCATACCAGGTTGGGTTGGAGGCATGATACTACTACTGAATATTTTTAAGAGTACCGGTGACATACTAAAGATAGTCTATATATTAAAAGGAGACAGCAATACCTATATAGTTTGTAAAAAGAATGGCTTTGAAACTGTTGGTGAGGTATCAGCTGTGCAGCTTACCTTTGATAATTTGGATAATTAA
- a CDS encoding cation-transporting P-type ATPase, whose amino-acid sequence MEQWYRSSWNKVVKELDSDIYKGLDEQEVQLRRKNYGNNKIDFETYNIYKVIGKLLLQLWFITALINAWILYTEGQKATAIMVFIVTLTGLSIQIITEIAKYKNLTKVKLRNKAQVRAIRDGVNCIIQAEEIVPGDIVILKKGSMVPADIRIIECEKLFVMEGSITGETSAVEKYSTKLDEEISNIANIKNMLFRSSVITQGSALGIVVATGMNTVDTIIIKSLSSTRNEENHVLKKMNRAINIHTLVVAAITLLWALSTVITDKTDVKLVKEVFFSGTFFNSVICGVLILNLIRIHIQNEGVQLLKPSSVFKLPKVGVLAMDKFGIISENTISLREIYTDGNSYFPSLAGEELSINVERMLQGLILCNSYSEFAKESEENYNYIIDKKIKLFIEEKLRYEIEAGKYKRLFINPYDHERRLMTYVYKVEGNYRAYTKGMLDAVADSCRYIMKNGIEVEFTDEDMEDIKQKAVMLESKGMNILAVAYRNFTYEPTPTENVESNMVFTGLIAINNPLKEKVFECIRELRKNNIKPVLFTEDTKLSAFTWGKSLGIVENINEVLSGVEMDNMSQEEYENYCHKIGIYSKLTPGNKAKVIKTYSEKGVKTAYICKGAEDLAPTVNSDIRIIKGENIRNLKNICDISIKNRLLVNLLSVIGEVKTYIEKINKTNEFILTYLFSQFLLTLFISFTGTEAVYSYENIIWLAFFNLPFMISVMLIDRTKKVEEEEELETYIAEEIKPNSLKAYKIALIIDALTTILHWILKEIVLVDVNIYLILNLIMLALLRLYRIKDRKILSLSNLMYGFIVVFNLVLIFILNK is encoded by the coding sequence ATGGAGCAGTGGTATAGAAGTTCTTGGAACAAGGTAGTTAAAGAACTTGACAGCGATATATATAAAGGCTTGGATGAGCAAGAAGTTCAATTAAGAAGAAAAAATTATGGAAATAATAAAATAGATTTTGAAACTTATAATATTTATAAGGTAATAGGAAAACTATTATTGCAGCTTTGGTTTATAACAGCCCTTATAAATGCATGGATATTATATACGGAAGGGCAAAAGGCTACAGCAATCATGGTGTTTATAGTAACACTTACGGGGTTATCCATTCAAATAATAACAGAGATAGCAAAATACAAAAATCTCACAAAGGTCAAACTTAGAAATAAAGCTCAGGTAAGGGCTATAAGGGATGGAGTAAACTGCATAATCCAGGCCGAGGAGATAGTACCCGGTGACATTGTAATACTAAAGAAAGGCTCTATGGTTCCTGCGGATATAAGAATAATAGAGTGTGAAAAGCTCTTTGTGATGGAGGGCAGCATAACCGGTGAAACCAGTGCAGTTGAAAAGTATTCAACAAAGCTTGATGAAGAAATCAGCAATATAGCTAATATAAAAAATATGCTCTTTAGGTCATCTGTTATAACTCAAGGCTCTGCCTTGGGAATTGTGGTGGCAACAGGTATGAATACTGTTGATACCATTATAATTAAATCTTTGAGCAGTACCAGGAATGAAGAAAACCACGTCCTGAAGAAAATGAACAGGGCAATCAACATACATACACTGGTTGTTGCAGCCATAACCTTGCTCTGGGCTCTGAGCACAGTGATAACTGATAAGACAGATGTGAAGCTGGTGAAGGAAGTCTTTTTTTCCGGAACTTTTTTTAATTCAGTGATCTGTGGAGTGCTGATACTCAATCTTATCAGAATACATATACAAAATGAAGGGGTTCAATTATTGAAACCTTCTTCAGTATTCAAGCTTCCTAAGGTTGGGGTCTTGGCTATGGATAAATTTGGAATAATAAGTGAAAACACAATTTCTCTAAGGGAGATATATACAGATGGAAACAGTTATTTTCCTAGTCTTGCAGGCGAAGAATTGAGTATTAATGTGGAAAGGATGCTCCAAGGCTTAATATTATGTAACAGCTATAGCGAATTTGCCAAGGAGTCAGAAGAAAATTATAACTATATAATTGACAAAAAAATAAAACTTTTCATTGAAGAAAAACTAAGATACGAAATAGAAGCGGGTAAATATAAGAGATTATTTATAAATCCTTACGACCATGAGCGCAGGCTTATGACCTATGTATACAAAGTAGAAGGAAATTACAGAGCCTATACTAAGGGAATGCTGGACGCCGTTGCTGATAGCTGCAGATATATAATGAAAAATGGGATTGAAGTTGAATTTACGGATGAAGACATGGAGGATATCAAGCAAAAGGCTGTCATGCTGGAAAGTAAGGGGATGAATATACTGGCAGTGGCATATAGGAATTTTACTTACGAGCCTACGCCCACAGAAAATGTGGAAAGTAACATGGTCTTTACCGGTTTAATAGCTATAAATAATCCTCTAAAGGAAAAAGTTTTTGAATGCATCAGAGAGTTAAGAAAAAATAATATAAAACCAGTATTATTTACTGAAGATACAAAGCTATCCGCCTTCACCTGGGGAAAAAGTCTGGGAATCGTAGAGAATATAAATGAGGTGCTAAGCGGAGTAGAAATGGATAACATGTCGCAGGAAGAATATGAGAACTACTGTCATAAGATTGGTATATACTCTAAGCTCACACCGGGAAATAAGGCTAAGGTGATAAAAACCTACTCTGAAAAAGGTGTGAAAACGGCTTATATTTGTAAGGGGGCGGAAGATTTAGCTCCTACGGTAAATTCTGATATAAGGATTATAAAGGGCGAAAATATAAGAAACCTAAAAAATATATGTGATATTTCTATAAAAAATAGACTATTAGTGAATTTACTCTCAGTTATCGGAGAAGTTAAGACTTACATAGAGAAAATAAATAAGACCAATGAGTTCATATTGACCTATTTATTTTCACAATTTCTGCTCACTTTGTTTATAAGCTTTACAGGTACAGAAGCTGTATATAGCTATGAAAACATCATATGGTTGGCCTTCTTTAACTTACCCTTTATGATTTCGGTTATGTTGATTGATCGTACAAAGAAAGTTGAAGAAGAGGAAGAATTAGAAACTTATATTGCCGAGGAAATAAAACCTAATAGCTTAAAAGCCTATAAAATAGCTTTGATAATAGATGCATTAACCACAATTCTTCATTGGATATTAAAGGAAATAGTTTTGGTTGATGTTAATATTTACCTGATATTGAATTTAATAATGCTGGCCTTGCTAAGGCTCTATAGAATAAAGGATAGAAAGATACTTTCGCTGTCTAATTTAATGTATGGATTTATTGTTGTTTTTAATTTGGTATTAATTTTTATTTTGAATAAGTAA